The genomic DNA TATTCTTGTTGAGATATCTTGCTTTATATGGACAGGCCAGAATACAATATTTACAGCCAACACACCGATCTTTGTTGATCAAAACAACACCATCTTTATTTTGATATGAAGCCTTTACCGGACACACTTTAATGCAAATAGCATTCTCACAATGCATACAGGCCACCTTTCTAAGGGTCAATGAGAAATTAGGAAATTCCCCTTCACATTCTTCCTCTATTCTTGTTCTGCTTTCCCAGTCTGCTACATCATTCTCTGCCTTACAGGCGACTGTGCAGGCATTACAGCCAATGCATCGTGAAAGATCTATCACCATCCCATATCTTTTAGCCATTATTTATATCCTCTTATATCCTCCATAAAAAAGTCTCTTGCTGTAATAGTTATATCTTTATAAAATTGTAGCTTAGTATTTTTTATTACCCGTTCAAAAAAAGTTGGAGCCCAAGATAAAAAATAACTCCTTCTAAACTCTTCTTCTTGCTGCTTTTTCCCTTGAGTCCAAAGATATG from bacterium includes the following:
- a CDS encoding 4Fe-4S dicluster domain-containing protein is translated as MAKRYGMVIDLSRCIGCNACTVACKAENDVADWESRTRIEEECEGEFPNFSLTLRKVACMHCENAICIKVCPVKASYQNKDGVVLINKDRCVGCKYCILACPYKARYLNKNTGLADKCTFCVHRLEKGLKPACVQNCMGKALIFGDLNDPKSEVSKAKATGAVIFHCEYGNRPAVTYIPNRRC